A genomic segment from Roseibium algicola encodes:
- the queF gene encoding preQ(1) synthase, translating to MSDKSIYENLTQLGSSTELPDDPDKAVLEKVPNPQAGTGYMVRFVAPEFTSLCPITGAPDFAHLVIDYVPRDYLVESKSLKLFLGSFRNHGAFHEDCTVSIGKRLVDLLDPEWLRIGGYWYPRGGIPIDVFYQTGPAPDGVWIPDQGVAPYRGRG from the coding sequence ATGTCCGACAAGAGCATCTACGAGAACCTGACCCAGCTCGGGTCTTCCACCGAACTTCCCGATGATCCCGACAAGGCGGTTCTGGAAAAAGTGCCGAACCCGCAGGCTGGCACGGGCTACATGGTCCGCTTCGTCGCCCCGGAATTCACCTCGCTGTGCCCGATCACCGGCGCGCCGGACTTCGCTCATCTGGTGATCGACTATGTGCCGCGCGATTACCTGGTCGAGAGCAAGTCGCTGAAACTGTTCCTCGGTTCCTTCCGCAATCACGGCGCCTTCCACGAAGACTGCACGGTTTCCATCGGCAAGCGCCTGGTCGACCTGCTCGATCCGGAGTGGCTTCGCATCGGCGGCTATTGGTATCCGCGCGGCGGCATCCCGATCGACGTCTTCTACCAGACCGGCCCAGCGCCGGACGGCGTCTGGATCCCCGACCAGGGCGTCGCCCCCTATCGCGGACGCGGCTAA
- a CDS encoding bleomycin resistance protein: MPDTKPPHLSHIAPVFPVSDLKAAVAYYRNRLLFESRFEWADTEAEPVRYAILCRDHVELHLSAGAGRHPATAYCFVAGIDGYYTSVTEAGADIAEAITDRPWDMREFGARDPDGNMLYFGEHLERIGQ, from the coding sequence ATGCCAGATACCAAACCACCGCATCTCTCCCACATCGCGCCGGTCTTTCCGGTTTCCGACCTGAAGGCCGCCGTCGCCTATTACCGGAACAGGCTCCTGTTCGAGAGCCGGTTCGAATGGGCGGATACGGAGGCCGAGCCCGTCCGCTATGCCATTTTGTGCCGGGACCATGTCGAATTGCATCTGTCGGCCGGGGCCGGACGGCATCCGGCGACGGCCTATTGCTTCGTGGCCGGGATCGACGGCTATTACACCTCGGTGACAGAAGCGGGCGCCGATATCGCCGAGGCGATCACCGACCGGCCCTGGGACATGCGCGAATTCGGTGCAAGGGACCCGGACGGGAACATGCTCTATTTCGGCGAGCATCTGGAGCGAATCGGGCAGTGA
- a CDS encoding DUF58 domain-containing protein — protein sequence MITVVTGGAAREIGAVPWIVLVLLVVIDMAMSLRRPQNLTFEAPAEVFVGETAKLQLELAQAPSALRAKLDWPEGLGGDAEFAFVPAADGSSRAEVACRAIRRGVWRVDQLWLSWHSRLKLLEFVPKLAVGAEIRVVPNIRMVQSGQITTTVLSTLYGVKENRAVGEGSEFQQLRDFVQGMDIKTIDWKRSARRRSLVAKELRAERNHHVIVALDNGYLMREEIGGLPKIDHAVTAALATAWAAAIGGDLVGYYSYDVKPRTFSAPAPGRTAFARLRSWTAELSYVSRETNHTLALTELNARTPKRSLLIIFTDFVDTTSAELLVENIGILAKRHLLIFVAIRDPDLEKLVETAPGDLDGAATLVAANQALNERRLVFEKLSRMGVTIVDAKPNAVTARLISAYLEIKARELI from the coding sequence GTGATCACGGTTGTCACCGGGGGTGCTGCGCGTGAAATCGGCGCGGTTCCCTGGATCGTGCTCGTGCTTCTGGTCGTCATCGACATGGCCATGTCACTCCGGCGACCCCAGAACCTGACGTTTGAGGCTCCGGCGGAGGTATTTGTCGGCGAGACGGCAAAGCTTCAACTGGAACTTGCCCAGGCGCCCTCGGCCCTACGAGCGAAACTGGACTGGCCGGAAGGCCTCGGCGGCGACGCGGAGTTCGCGTTTGTCCCGGCAGCGGACGGCAGCTCGCGGGCGGAGGTTGCCTGCCGGGCGATCCGGCGTGGGGTCTGGCGCGTGGACCAACTCTGGCTATCCTGGCACTCGCGCCTCAAACTGCTGGAGTTCGTGCCGAAACTGGCCGTCGGGGCAGAAATCCGCGTGGTCCCGAACATCCGCATGGTCCAGTCCGGGCAGATCACCACCACCGTTCTGTCGACGCTTTACGGCGTGAAGGAAAACCGCGCTGTCGGTGAAGGATCGGAATTCCAGCAACTGCGGGATTTCGTCCAGGGCATGGACATCAAGACGATCGACTGGAAGCGGTCGGCCCGACGGCGATCTCTGGTCGCCAAGGAATTGCGCGCCGAGCGAAATCACCATGTCATTGTCGCACTCGACAACGGCTATCTGATGCGCGAGGAGATCGGCGGCCTGCCGAAGATCGACCACGCCGTGACCGCAGCGCTGGCGACCGCCTGGGCGGCTGCCATTGGCGGTGATCTGGTCGGCTATTATTCCTACGATGTCAAACCGCGCACCTTCTCCGCACCCGCTCCGGGCAGGACGGCGTTTGCACGGCTGCGCAGCTGGACGGCGGAGCTTTCCTATGTCAGCCGCGAAACCAACCACACCCTCGCGCTCACCGAGTTGAACGCCCGGACGCCCAAACGCAGCCTGCTGATCATCTTCACTGATTTCGTCGACACCACATCGGCCGAATTGCTGGTGGAGAACATCGGCATCCTGGCCAAGCGGCACCTGCTGATCTTCGTCGCAATCCGCGATCCCGACCTTGAGAAGCTGGTGGAAACGGCACCGGGAGATCTCGATGGCGCGGCCACGCTTGTCGCCGCCAACCAGGCACTCAATGAACGCCGCCTGGTGTTCGAAAAACTGTCCCGAATGGGCGTTACCATCGTTGACGCCAAACCGAATGCCGTGACCGCGCGGCTGATTTCCGCCTATCTTGAAATCAAGGCCCGGGAGCTGATCTGA
- the acnA gene encoding aconitate hydratase AcnA has translation MTQSLDSFKCKKTLTAGGKTYTYFSIPEAEKNGLEGVSRLPFSLKVVLENLLRFEDGRTVTKADILACAEWLKTRKSDHEISYRPARVLMQDFTGVPAVVDLAAMRDAAVKLGGDPEKVNPLVPVDLVIDHSVMIDYFGTKDAFRQNVELEYERNRERYEFLRWGQSAFNNFRAVPPGTGICHQVNLEYLAQTVWTRDEDGETVAYPDTLVGTDSHTTMVNGLAVLGWGVGGIEAEAAMLGQPISMLIPEVVGFKLTGKLNEGITATDLVLRVVEMLRQKGVVGKFVEFYGPGLDNLSLEDAATIANMAPEYGATCGFFPVDKETLKYLEATGRDKDRVALVAEYSKAQGMYRSGGEEPVFTDTLELDISTVVPSISGPKRPQDRINLADAAAGFAKTMTDEFKKAGELSKRVAVEGKDYDIGNGDVVIAAITSCTNTSNPSVLIGAGLVARNALKKGLKVKPWVKTSLAPGSQVVTDYLEKAGVQDDLDALGFTLAGYGCTTCIGNSGPLDPAISKAVNDNDLIACSVLSGNRNFEGRVNPDVRANYLASPPLVVAYALAGNLNINITEDPLGEDQDGNPVYLKDIWPTTEEITDLIRASINEEMFRTRYSDVFKGDEHWQGIKVEGGLTYSWPVSSTYVQNPPYFEGMTMEPKPLQDIENAAVMGLFLDSITTDHISPAGSIKLDSPAGKYLSEHQVAQKDFNSYGSRRGNHEVMMRGTFANIRIKNQMVPGVEGGVTMKDGKKEWIYDACMEYKEAGVPLVIFAGKEYGTGSSRDWAAKGTNLLGVRAVIAQSFERIHRSNLVGMGVIPLTFKEGESWQSHNITGKERVTIKGIADIQPRQMMDVEVTYEDGTTKTIECLCRVDTLDELEYIKAGGILHYVLRNLVTS, from the coding sequence GTGACCCAGTCCCTCGACAGCTTCAAGTGTAAGAAAACACTGACCGCCGGCGGCAAGACCTACACCTATTTTTCCATTCCCGAAGCGGAGAAGAACGGCCTCGAAGGTGTTTCCAGGCTGCCGTTCTCGCTGAAGGTGGTGCTTGAGAACCTGCTGCGCTTCGAAGACGGCCGCACAGTGACCAAGGCAGATATCCTTGCCTGCGCCGAATGGCTGAAGACCCGCAAGTCCGATCACGAGATCTCCTATCGCCCGGCCCGCGTGCTGATGCAGGACTTCACCGGTGTTCCGGCCGTGGTCGACCTTGCCGCCATGCGCGATGCTGCCGTTAAGCTCGGCGGCGACCCGGAAAAGGTCAACCCGCTGGTTCCGGTCGACCTTGTCATCGACCACTCGGTGATGATCGACTATTTCGGCACCAAGGACGCCTTCAGGCAGAACGTCGAACTGGAATACGAGCGCAACCGCGAGCGCTACGAGTTCCTGCGCTGGGGCCAGTCCGCCTTCAACAATTTCCGTGCCGTCCCCCCGGGAACCGGCATCTGCCACCAGGTGAACCTGGAGTATCTGGCCCAGACCGTTTGGACCAGGGACGAAGACGGTGAAACCGTCGCCTATCCCGACACGCTGGTCGGCACCGACAGCCACACCACCATGGTCAACGGCCTGGCGGTTCTGGGCTGGGGCGTCGGCGGCATCGAGGCGGAAGCCGCCATGCTCGGCCAGCCGATCTCCATGCTGATCCCGGAAGTTGTCGGCTTCAAGCTGACCGGCAAGCTGAACGAGGGCATCACCGCGACCGACCTCGTGCTGCGCGTCGTGGAAATGCTGCGCCAGAAGGGTGTCGTCGGCAAATTCGTCGAATTCTATGGCCCCGGCCTCGACAACCTGTCGCTTGAAGATGCGGCCACCATCGCCAACATGGCGCCGGAATATGGCGCGACCTGCGGCTTCTTCCCGGTCGACAAGGAAACCCTGAAGTACCTGGAAGCCACCGGCCGCGACAAGGACCGCGTCGCCCTGGTTGCCGAATACTCCAAGGCGCAGGGCATGTACCGCTCCGGCGGCGAGGAGCCGGTTTTCACCGACACGCTGGAACTCGACATTTCCACCGTCGTTCCGTCGATTTCCGGACCGAAGCGCCCGCAGGACCGTATCAATCTTGCCGATGCCGCAGCCGGTTTCGCCAAGACCATGACGGACGAGTTCAAGAAGGCAGGCGAGCTGTCCAAGCGCGTTGCCGTTGAAGGCAAGGACTACGACATCGGCAACGGCGACGTTGTGATCGCCGCCATCACGTCCTGCACCAACACCTCCAACCCGTCCGTTCTGATCGGTGCCGGCCTCGTGGCCCGCAACGCGCTGAAGAAGGGCCTGAAGGTGAAGCCATGGGTGAAAACCTCCCTGGCGCCCGGGTCCCAGGTCGTGACCGACTACCTCGAAAAGGCCGGCGTTCAGGACGATCTCGACGCGCTCGGCTTTACGCTGGCCGGTTACGGCTGCACCACCTGTATCGGCAACTCCGGTCCGCTGGACCCGGCGATCTCCAAGGCGGTCAACGACAACGACCTGATTGCCTGCTCGGTGCTGTCCGGCAACCGCAACTTCGAAGGTCGCGTCAATCCGGACGTGCGTGCCAACTACCTGGCCTCGCCGCCGCTGGTGGTCGCCTATGCCCTTGCAGGCAACCTGAACATCAACATCACCGAGGATCCTCTCGGCGAGGATCAGGACGGCAACCCGGTCTACCTGAAGGACATCTGGCCAACCACGGAAGAGATCACCGACCTCATCCGCGCCTCGATCAACGAGGAGATGTTCCGCACCCGCTACTCCGACGTCTTCAAGGGCGACGAGCACTGGCAGGGCATCAAGGTGGAAGGCGGCCTGACCTACTCCTGGCCGGTGTCCTCGACCTACGTCCAGAACCCGCCCTACTTCGAAGGCATGACCATGGAGCCGAAGCCGCTTCAGGACATCGAGAATGCGGCGGTCATGGGCCTGTTCCTGGATTCGATCACCACCGACCACATTTCACCGGCCGGCTCGATCAAGCTGGACAGCCCGGCAGGCAAATACCTGTCCGAGCACCAGGTCGCCCAGAAGGACTTCAACTCCTACGGCTCGCGCCGCGGCAACCATGAAGTCATGATGCGCGGCACCTTCGCCAACATCCGCATCAAGAACCAGATGGTTCCGGGTGTCGAAGGCGGCGTCACCATGAAGGACGGCAAGAAGGAATGGATCTACGACGCCTGCATGGAATACAAGGAAGCAGGTGTTCCGCTGGTCATCTTCGCCGGCAAGGAATACGGCACGGGCTCGTCCCGTGACTGGGCCGCGAAGGGCACCAACCTCCTTGGCGTGCGTGCGGTCATCGCGCAGTCCTTCGAGCGTATCCACCGCTCCAACCTGGTCGGTATGGGCGTCATCCCGCTCACCTTCAAGGAAGGCGAAAGCTGGCAGTCGCATAACATCACCGGCAAGGAACGCGTGACCATCAAGGGCATCGCCGACATCCAGCCACGCCAGATGATGGACGTCGAAGTCACCTACGAGGACGGCACCACCAAGACCATCGAGTGCCTGTGCCGCGTCGATACGCTGGACGAGCTGGAATACATCAAGGCCGGTGGAATCCTGCACTACGTGCTCAGGAACCTCGTGACGAGCTGA
- a CDS encoding DUF4129 domain-containing protein, with the protein MLPSYAQEAVQEPLEIGDSGTEYLRAIRLRGIDTDVAYFDPSAPPPKLDTTQEPPKPAADQADPTIDNRWIPGLIVGGILVAVAYFFLRFGGRFTVSLGREAGNPDSTRPRIRGQAPIWAEKLAPLDEILRMEDRQRALVLLTQKVLATAIAANGILMQRSWTARDALRQLPESQARELLRKLVTMAERVQFGGRNVSEDEFNDHVANCRYLLGPEAA; encoded by the coding sequence TTGCTCCCCTCATATGCACAAGAAGCCGTTCAGGAACCGCTTGAAATCGGCGACTCGGGCACGGAGTACCTGCGTGCAATCCGTCTGCGCGGGATCGATACGGACGTGGCCTATTTCGACCCCTCCGCACCGCCCCCCAAACTGGACACCACCCAGGAACCGCCGAAACCTGCGGCGGATCAGGCAGACCCGACCATCGACAACCGCTGGATTCCGGGTCTGATCGTAGGCGGCATCCTCGTTGCCGTTGCCTATTTCTTCCTGCGCTTCGGTGGACGGTTCACGGTGTCGCTAGGCCGTGAGGCCGGCAACCCCGACAGCACCCGCCCCCGAATCCGCGGACAGGCCCCGATCTGGGCGGAAAAGCTCGCCCCGCTTGACGAGATCCTGCGCATGGAAGACCGGCAGAGGGCCCTTGTTCTGCTGACGCAAAAGGTGCTGGCCACCGCCATTGCAGCCAACGGCATCCTGATGCAGCGCAGCTGGACGGCACGCGATGCCTTGCGCCAGTTGCCCGAAAGCCAGGCGAGAGAACTGCTGCGCAAGCTCGTAACCATGGCCGAACGAGTGCAATTCGGCGGCAGGAACGTCAGCGAAGACGAGTTCAACGACCACGTTGCGAACTGCCGCTACCTGCTGGGCCCGGAGGCGGCATGA
- a CDS encoding bifunctional aconitate hydratase 2/2-methylisocitrate dehydratase translates to MSLYEDYLKEIETRKGQGLHPKPIEDAALVEEIVAQIKDTGNQHRQESLKFFIYNTLPGTTSAAGAKAKFLKEIILGTSFVDEITPAFAFELLSHMKGGPSVEVLLDLALGDDAQIARDAAEVLKTQVFLYDADTDRLKAAYEAGNEIAKDVLESYAQAEFFTKLPDIDEEIKVVTYVAAEGDISTDLLSPGNQAHSRSDRELHGKCMISEAAQKEIEALKLQHPGKRVMLIAEKGTMGVGSSRMSGVNNVALWTGKQASPYVPFVNIAPVVAGTNGISPIFLTTVGVTGGIGIDLKNWVKKLDENGKPILNNDDSPVLEQKYSVETGTVLTINTKTKKLYNDAGDEELADVASALTPQKVEFMKAGGSYAIVFGKKLQSFAAETLGIEMPPVFAPNKEVSHEGQGLTAVEKIFNRNAVGVAEGKVLHAGSDVRVKVNIVGSQDTTGLMTSQELEAMAATVIAPTVDGAYQSGCHTASVWDLKAQANIPKLMSFMNKFGLITARDPKDVYHPLTDVIHKVLNDITVDDWAIIIGGDSHTRMSKGVAFGADSGTVALALATGEATMPIPESVKVTFKGTMKDHMDFRDVVHATQAQMLKQFGDNVFQGRIIEVHIGTLLADQAFTFTDWTAEMKAKASICISNDDTLIESLEIAKSRIQIMIDKGMDNANKVLQGLIDKADKRIAEIRSGEKPALTPDDSAKYFAEVVVDLDLIDEPMIADPDVNNEDVSKRYTHDTIRPVSYYRGEKKVDLGFVGSCMVHKGDMKIVAQMLKNLEKTNEKVEFKAPLVVAAPTYNIIDELKEEGDWSILQKYSGFEFDDNSPKNTARTEYENILYLERPGCNLCMGNQEKAAKGDTVLATSTRLFKGRVVEDSSEKKGESLLASTPVVVLSAILGRTPSLDEYKAAVEGIDLTKFAPPNQKPLDARSVHF, encoded by the coding sequence ATGAGCTTGTATGAAGACTACCTGAAAGAGATCGAAACGCGCAAAGGCCAGGGTCTGCATCCCAAGCCCATCGAAGACGCTGCTCTCGTTGAAGAGATCGTCGCGCAGATCAAGGATACCGGTAACCAGCACCGGCAAGAGTCGCTCAAGTTCTTCATCTACAACACGCTGCCGGGCACCACGAGCGCTGCCGGCGCGAAGGCGAAGTTCCTGAAGGAAATCATCCTCGGCACGTCTTTTGTTGATGAGATCACCCCGGCGTTTGCCTTCGAACTCCTGTCCCACATGAAGGGCGGCCCTTCCGTCGAGGTTCTGCTGGACCTGGCTCTTGGCGACGATGCCCAGATCGCCAGGGACGCTGCTGAAGTCCTGAAGACGCAGGTTTTCCTCTACGATGCCGATACGGACCGGTTGAAGGCCGCCTATGAGGCCGGCAACGAAATCGCCAAGGACGTTCTGGAAAGCTACGCTCAGGCCGAGTTCTTCACCAAGCTTCCGGACATCGACGAGGAAATAAAGGTCGTCACCTATGTCGCCGCCGAAGGTGACATTTCCACCGACCTTCTGTCCCCCGGCAACCAGGCGCATTCGCGTTCCGACCGCGAGCTGCATGGCAAGTGCATGATCTCCGAAGCGGCCCAGAAGGAAATCGAGGCGCTCAAGCTGCAGCATCCGGGCAAGCGCGTCATGCTGATTGCCGAAAAGGGCACCATGGGTGTGGGGTCGTCCCGCATGTCCGGCGTCAACAACGTCGCCCTGTGGACCGGCAAGCAGGCCAGCCCCTATGTTCCGTTCGTGAACATTGCCCCGGTCGTTGCCGGCACCAACGGCATTTCACCGATCTTCCTGACCACTGTCGGCGTGACCGGCGGCATCGGCATTGACCTGAAGAACTGGGTCAAGAAGCTGGACGAAAACGGCAAGCCGATCCTTAACAATGACGACAGCCCGGTTCTGGAACAGAAGTATTCCGTCGAGACCGGTACGGTGCTGACCATCAACACCAAGACCAAGAAGCTCTACAACGATGCCGGTGACGAAGAACTGGCCGATGTCGCTTCCGCGCTGACCCCGCAGAAGGTCGAGTTCATGAAGGCCGGTGGTTCCTACGCCATCGTCTTCGGCAAGAAGCTGCAGAGCTTTGCCGCGGAAACCCTCGGCATCGAGATGCCGCCGGTGTTCGCACCCAACAAGGAAGTGTCGCACGAAGGCCAGGGCCTGACGGCGGTCGAGAAGATCTTCAACCGGAACGCTGTCGGCGTTGCGGAAGGCAAGGTGCTGCATGCCGGATCCGACGTTCGTGTGAAGGTCAACATCGTCGGCTCGCAGGACACGACCGGCCTGATGACTTCCCAGGAACTGGAAGCCATGGCGGCAACGGTGATCGCACCGACCGTCGACGGCGCCTACCAGTCCGGCTGTCACACGGCTTCGGTCTGGGATCTGAAGGCACAGGCCAACATTCCGAAGCTGATGAGCTTCATGAACAAGTTCGGCCTCATCACCGCACGCGATCCCAAGGACGTCTATCACCCGCTGACGGACGTGATCCACAAGGTGCTGAACGACATTACCGTCGACGACTGGGCAATCATCATCGGCGGCGACAGCCACACCCGCATGTCCAAGGGCGTTGCCTTCGGTGCGGATTCGGGCACGGTTGCGCTGGCGCTGGCCACGGGCGAAGCAACCATGCCGATCCCGGAATCGGTGAAAGTGACCTTCAAGGGCACCATGAAGGATCACATGGACTTCCGTGACGTCGTTCATGCCACCCAGGCACAGATGCTGAAGCAGTTCGGCGACAACGTCTTCCAGGGCCGCATCATCGAAGTGCACATCGGCACGCTGCTCGCCGACCAGGCGTTCACCTTCACCGACTGGACCGCGGAAATGAAGGCCAAGGCCTCCATCTGCATCTCCAACGACGACACCCTGATCGAATCCCTGGAAATCGCCAAGAGCCGTATCCAGATCATGATCGACAAGGGCATGGACAACGCCAACAAGGTTCTGCAGGGCCTGATCGACAAGGCAGACAAGCGCATTGCCGAAATCCGCTCCGGCGAGAAGCCGGCCCTGACGCCGGACGACAGCGCGAAGTATTTCGCGGAAGTCGTGGTGGATCTGGACCTGATCGACGAGCCGATGATCGCCGACCCGGACGTGAACAACGAGGATGTCTCCAAGCGTTACACCCACGACACGATCCGCCCGGTTTCCTATTACCGCGGCGAGAAGAAGGTCGATCTGGGTTTCGTCGGTTCGTGCATGGTGCACAAGGGCGACATGAAGATCGTCGCCCAGATGCTCAAGAACCTCGAAAAGACCAACGAGAAAGTCGAGTTCAAGGCACCGCTCGTGGTGGCTGCGCCGACATACAACATCATCGACGAGCTGAAGGAAGAAGGCGACTGGAGCATTCTGCAGAAATACTCCGGTTTCGAATTCGACGACAACTCGCCGAAGAACACCGCCCGCACCGAATACGAGAACATTCTCTACCTTGAGCGTCCGGGCTGTAACCTTTGCATGGGTAACCAGGAAAAGGCCGCCAAGGGCGACACGGTTCTGGCAACCTCCACGCGCCTCTTCAAGGGCCGTGTCGTGGAAGATTCCTCCGAGAAAAAGGGCGAATCCCTGCTGGCCTCGACGCCGGTCGTGGTTCTGTCGGCCATCCTTGGCCGGACGCCGAGCCTCGACGAATACAAGGCAGCTGTCGAAGGGATTGATCTGACCAAGTTCGCTCCGCCGAACCAGAAGCCGCTCGACGCACGGTCGGTTCATTTCTAA
- a CDS encoding stage II sporulation protein M, with translation MDTQDLMRSARFRKEREADWQRLETLVRKAEGQGLQHMEFAETRDLASLYRQATTSLAIAREISLDKALLGYLEALTARAYLCVYAPQERLGGLLEHFLREGAPRAMRRSWFYILIGFLCMALGALTGYLLYFENNDWFYVMMPAELAGNRGPDATTESLRSVIYGTDQASGLGAFATYLFSHNTRIAIFVFGLGVFACAPAVLLTFYNGLSLGAFLALHVDRGLGLDLVGWLSIHGVTEISAICIACGGGLQLGAAVLFPGDRSRSVALREAGRDAVKLAIVAAIMLVAAALLEGFGRQLVQSLDARLIIGWGIGALWLSWFLLGGRSRR, from the coding sequence ATGGACACACAGGATCTGATGCGCTCCGCCCGGTTCCGAAAGGAGCGGGAAGCCGACTGGCAGAGGCTGGAAACCTTGGTTCGCAAGGCCGAAGGCCAGGGCCTTCAGCATATGGAATTCGCGGAGACCCGCGACCTTGCCTCTCTCTACCGGCAGGCGACGACCTCGCTGGCGATTGCGCGCGAAATCTCGCTCGACAAGGCCCTGCTCGGTTATCTGGAAGCGCTCACGGCCCGTGCATATCTGTGCGTCTATGCCCCGCAGGAACGGCTTGGGGGCCTGCTGGAGCATTTCCTGAGGGAAGGCGCGCCTCGGGCGATGCGCCGGTCCTGGTTCTACATTCTGATCGGGTTCCTGTGCATGGCGCTCGGTGCCCTCACGGGTTATCTGCTCTATTTCGAGAACAACGACTGGTTCTACGTGATGATGCCGGCCGAACTTGCCGGCAACCGTGGGCCGGACGCGACCACGGAATCCCTGCGCTCGGTCATCTACGGCACCGACCAGGCAAGCGGGCTCGGTGCCTTCGCGACCTATCTGTTTTCCCACAACACCCGCATCGCGATCTTCGTTTTCGGTCTTGGTGTCTTTGCCTGCGCCCCTGCCGTCTTGCTGACATTCTATAACGGCCTGTCGCTCGGTGCCTTCCTCGCCCTTCACGTCGACCGGGGTCTGGGTCTCGATCTCGTCGGCTGGCTGTCGATCCATGGCGTCACCGAAATCTCGGCCATCTGCATTGCCTGCGGCGGCGGGTTGCAACTGGGGGCCGCGGTGCTTTTTCCAGGCGACAGATCGCGCAGCGTTGCCTTGCGCGAAGCCGGTCGCGATGCCGTGAAACTGGCGATTGTCGCAGCCATCATGCTGGTGGCAGCCGCACTTCTGGAAGGCTTCGGCCGGCAACTGGTGCAAAGCCTTGACGCCCGGCTGATCATCGGCTGGGGGATCGGTGCGCTCTGGCTGTCCTGGTTCCTGTTGGGAGGCCGGAGCCGGCGATGA
- a CDS encoding AAA family ATPase, translating into MTLEALRERTDALRTEIGRTVLGQDDIIDLLLIALFARGHVLLEGPPGTAKTLLARSFSAALALDFGRIQFTPDLMPGDVLGTSIFDFRTNAFVLTKGPVFSQVLLADEINRAPPKTQAALLQAMSERMVSIDGTDHSLGREFIVVATQNPIEQQGTYPLPEAQLDRFLFKLVIDFPPEDIEMAILRQHADKPLEAGMETATLSKVLDSTTLEETRALVDSIILKDDILAYILRLIRATRQSSEIAFGASTRAADALASAARATAALNGRDYAIPDDVKRLFVPALRHRIVLGPAAEIEGRSPAQVLENILNQIEAPR; encoded by the coding sequence ATGACGCTTGAAGCGCTGCGCGAACGGACCGATGCCTTGCGGACGGAGATCGGCCGAACCGTACTCGGTCAGGACGACATCATCGACCTGTTGCTGATCGCCTTGTTTGCCCGCGGCCACGTGCTGCTGGAAGGCCCTCCCGGCACCGCCAAAACGCTGCTCGCCCGCAGTTTCTCGGCAGCTCTGGCACTCGATTTCGGCCGTATCCAGTTCACGCCGGACCTGATGCCCGGCGACGTGCTCGGCACCTCGATCTTCGATTTCCGCACCAACGCCTTCGTGCTGACCAAGGGACCCGTATTCTCGCAAGTGCTGCTGGCCGACGAAATCAACCGCGCCCCGCCCAAGACCCAGGCCGCCCTGCTGCAGGCCATGAGCGAACGCATGGTCAGCATTGACGGCACGGATCATTCCCTCGGACGGGAATTCATTGTCGTGGCAACGCAGAACCCCATTGAGCAGCAGGGCACCTATCCCCTGCCGGAAGCCCAACTCGACCGGTTCCTGTTCAAGCTGGTGATCGACTTCCCGCCCGAAGACATCGAAATGGCGATCCTGCGCCAGCACGCGGACAAGCCACTGGAAGCCGGCATGGAAACCGCCACGCTGTCCAAGGTGCTCGATTCCACCACCCTTGAAGAAACAAGGGCGCTGGTCGACAGCATCATCCTGAAGGATGACATCCTTGCCTATATCCTGCGCCTGATCCGCGCGACCCGCCAAAGTTCCGAAATCGCCTTCGGTGCCTCGACCCGAGCGGCCGACGCGCTGGCAAGTGCGGCACGGGCAACGGCAGCGCTCAACGGACGCGATTACGCTATTCCCGACGACGTCAAACGCCTGTTCGTGCCGGCCCTCCGCCACAGGATCGTTCTCGGCCCGGCGGCGGAAATCGAAGGCCGCAGCCCGGCGCAGGTCCTGGAAAACATCCTCAACCAGATCGAGGCTCCCCGCTGA